In one Streptomyces sp. NBC_01241 genomic region, the following are encoded:
- a CDS encoding ATP-binding protein has translation MKQEITLPQPPAPSRTFTVLLSPTRRGARLARLLTAAHLGEWGIPSESAVQIVAELAANAVVHGRVPGRDFRLDLTIHDGGALLRIEVSDARGECLPPGPGGTAFPDGDCESGRGLLIVEALADRWGVSPGPVPRKTVWVELDLVL, from the coding sequence GTGAAACAAGAAATCACCCTCCCTCAACCTCCCGCCCCCAGCCGCACGTTCACCGTGCTGCTCTCGCCCACCCGCCGGGGAGCCAGGCTGGCCCGGCTGCTCACCGCCGCGCATCTGGGCGAGTGGGGGATCCCGTCGGAGTCGGCTGTGCAGATTGTCGCGGAACTGGCCGCCAATGCCGTGGTGCACGGCCGCGTACCGGGCAGGGACTTCCGGCTCGACCTCACGATCCACGACGGCGGTGCGCTGCTGCGGATCGAGGTGAGCGACGCCCGTGGCGAATGCCTTCCGCCCGGTCCGGGCGGCACGGCCTTCCCGGATGGCGACTGCGAGTCCGGGCGCGGCCTGTTGATCGTCGAGGCGCTCGCGGACCGTTGGGGCGTCAGCCCCGGTCCTGTCCCCCGCAAGACCGTCTGGGTCGAGCTCGACCTCGTACTGTGA